A DNA window from Melospiza georgiana isolate bMelGeo1 chromosome 22, bMelGeo1.pri, whole genome shotgun sequence contains the following coding sequences:
- the LOC131092725 gene encoding natriuretic peptides A-like, with the protein MDTKGSFSYGFLLLLLIQLQPCRANPIYSLSPAKELASMEALLERLEDKFAMMEALESNPDLQEPKAQEEILPELSDDGDSQKAEARLAPNTPLSYREPLLKRLRGLQVPRMMRDSGCFGRRIDRIGSLSGMGCNGESWLSHFTEQHRLCPRHGREQLLI; encoded by the exons ATGGACACTAAAGGCTCATTTTCCTATGGCTtcctcttgctgctgctcatccagctccagccctgcagagccaacCCCATCTacagcctcagccctgccaaaGAACTGGCCAGCATGGAG GCCCTGCTGGAAAGACTGGAGGACAAGTTTGCCATGATGGAAGCCCTGGAGTCCAATCCTGACCTGCAGGAACCCAAAGCCCAGGAGGAGATCCTGCCGGAACTCAGCGACGACGGCGACAGCCAGAAGGCTGAAGCCAGGCTGGCACCCAACACCCCCCTGTCCTACAGGGAGCCCCTCCTCAAGAGACTGAGGGGGCTGCAGGTGCCCAGGATGATGAGGGATTCTGGCTGTTTTGGGAGGAGGATTGACAGGATCGGCTCCCTCAGTGGGATGGGCTGCAATGGTGAGTCCTGGCTGAGCCATTTCACCGAACAGCACCGATTGTGTCCGCGCCATGGGAGGGAGCAGCTTCTCATTTAA